One genomic segment of Acanthopagrus latus isolate v.2019 chromosome 14, fAcaLat1.1, whole genome shotgun sequence includes these proteins:
- the itfg2 gene encoding KICSTOR complex protein ITFG2 isoform X3, with the protein MRSLNYVQRVSLDFAGTLFPHAICLGDADNDSLNELVVGDTSGKLHVYKNDDSKPWITRTCVGMLTCVAVGDVCNKGRNFVVAVGAEGWFHLFDLTAATASKSDSSSQHELTSSEDQKPLFTQHIPANTKVILISDIDGDGRCELVVGYTDRVVRAFRWEEPSDGSDVGTGQLVLLKKWLLEGQVDSLSVNPGPEGLPELMVSQPGCGYAILLCSWTQHDSSGSGEEAPATPGSDGPSRDVILHLTTGRIHNKNVSTHLIGSISKGSKEESSKCGLFALCTLDGTLKLMDSSEQLLWSVQVDHQLFALQKLDVTGDGREEVVACAWDGQTYIIDHNRTVVRFQFDENVNAFCAGGAGAHGVHEPVEGPGGETRV; encoded by the exons ATGCGCTCGTTAAACTACGTTCAGCGAGTCAGTTTGGACTTTGCAGGGACTCTGTTTCCTCATGCGATCTGTCTGGGAGATGCAGACAACGACTCG TTGAACGAGCTGGTTGTCGGGGACACCAGCGGAAAGCTGCACGTGTACAAAAATGACGACTCCAAACCCTGGATCACAAGAACCTGTGTGGGCATG CTGACCTGTGTCGCAGTCGGAGACGTCTGCAACAAAGGAAGG AACTTTGTGGTCGCTGTCGGAGCCGAGGGCTGGTTTCACCTCTTCGACCTGACAGCTGCCACGGCGAGTAAATCAGATTCATCCAGCCAGCATGAACTCACATCCTCTGAAGACCAAAAGCCTCTTTTCACCCAACACATTCCTGCCAACACAAAAGTCATCCTGATCAGTGATATCG ACGGTGATGGGCGCTGTGAGCTGGTGGTGGGCTACACGGACCGAGTGGTGCGAGCTTTTCGCTGGGAGGAGCCGTCAGATGGTTCAGATGTGGGGACTGGACAGCTGGTGCTGCTGAAGAAATGGCTGCTGGAGGGGCAG GTGGACAGTTTGTCAGTGAACCCGGGTCCAGAGGGTTTACCTGAGCTCATGGTGTCCCAGCCGGGCTGCGGCTACGCCATCCTGCTGTGTTCCTGGACACAACATGACTCCAGCGGCTCTGGAGAAGAAGCCCCTGCTACACCCGGGAG TGACGGACCCTCCAGAGATGTAATTCTGCATCTGACCACCGGGCGGATACACAACAAGAATGTGTCCACTCATCTTATTGGCAGCATCAGCAAAG GGTCAAAAGAGGAATCTTCTAAATGTGGCCTGTTTGCTCTCTGCACTTTAGATG GTACCCTGAAGTTGATGGACAGTTCAGAGCAGCTGCTCTGGTCCGTCCAGGTGGATCATCAGCTGTTTGCTCTGCAGAAGCTCGACGTtact GGTGACGGCAGAGAGGAAGTGGTCGCGTGTGCCTGGGATGGTCAAACCTACATCATCGACCATAATCGGACGGTAGTACGGTTCCAGTTTGACGAGAACGTCAACGCCTTCTGTGCTG GTGGAGCTGGAGCACATGGAGTCCACGAACCTGTTGAGGGTCCTGGAGGAGAAACCAGAGTTTAA
- the itfg2 gene encoding KICSTOR complex protein ITFG2 isoform X2: MRSLNYVQRVSLDFAGTLFPHAICLGDADNDSLNELVVGDTSGKLHVYKNDDSKPWITRTCVGMLTCVAVGDVCNKGRNFVVAVGAEGWFHLFDLTAATASKSDSSSQHELTSSEDQKPLFTQHIPANTKVILISDIDGDGRCELVVGYTDRVVRAFRWEEPSDGSDVGTGQLVLLKKWLLEGQVDSLSVNPGPEGLPELMVSQPGCGYAILLCSWTQHDSSGSGEEAPATPGSDGPSRDVILHLTTGRIHNKNVSTHLIGSISKGSKEESSKCGLFALCTLDGTLKLMDSSEQLLWSVQVDHQLFALQKLDVTGDGREEVVACAWDGQTYIIDHNRTVVRFQFDENVNAFCAGQYTCKEGKNSPCLVYVSFSHKIYVYWKVELEHMESTNLLRVLEEKPEFKSRLRELGVD; the protein is encoded by the exons ATGCGCTCGTTAAACTACGTTCAGCGAGTCAGTTTGGACTTTGCAGGGACTCTGTTTCCTCATGCGATCTGTCTGGGAGATGCAGACAACGACTCG TTGAACGAGCTGGTTGTCGGGGACACCAGCGGAAAGCTGCACGTGTACAAAAATGACGACTCCAAACCCTGGATCACAAGAACCTGTGTGGGCATG CTGACCTGTGTCGCAGTCGGAGACGTCTGCAACAAAGGAAGG AACTTTGTGGTCGCTGTCGGAGCCGAGGGCTGGTTTCACCTCTTCGACCTGACAGCTGCCACGGCGAGTAAATCAGATTCATCCAGCCAGCATGAACTCACATCCTCTGAAGACCAAAAGCCTCTTTTCACCCAACACATTCCTGCCAACACAAAAGTCATCCTGATCAGTGATATCG ACGGTGATGGGCGCTGTGAGCTGGTGGTGGGCTACACGGACCGAGTGGTGCGAGCTTTTCGCTGGGAGGAGCCGTCAGATGGTTCAGATGTGGGGACTGGACAGCTGGTGCTGCTGAAGAAATGGCTGCTGGAGGGGCAG GTGGACAGTTTGTCAGTGAACCCGGGTCCAGAGGGTTTACCTGAGCTCATGGTGTCCCAGCCGGGCTGCGGCTACGCCATCCTGCTGTGTTCCTGGACACAACATGACTCCAGCGGCTCTGGAGAAGAAGCCCCTGCTACACCCGGGAG TGACGGACCCTCCAGAGATGTAATTCTGCATCTGACCACCGGGCGGATACACAACAAGAATGTGTCCACTCATCTTATTGGCAGCATCAGCAAAG GGTCAAAAGAGGAATCTTCTAAATGTGGCCTGTTTGCTCTCTGCACTTTAGATG GTACCCTGAAGTTGATGGACAGTTCAGAGCAGCTGCTCTGGTCCGTCCAGGTGGATCATCAGCTGTTTGCTCTGCAGAAGCTCGACGTtact GGTGACGGCAGAGAGGAAGTGGTCGCGTGTGCCTGGGATGGTCAAACCTACATCATCGACCATAATCGGACGGTAGTACGGTTCCAGTTTGACGAGAACGTCAACGCCTTCTGTGCTG GTCAGTACACATGTAAGGAGGGGAAGAACAGCCCCTGTCTGGTTTACGTGAGCTTCAGTCACAAAATCTATGTCTACTGGAAGGTGGAGCTGGAGCACATGGAGTCCACGAACCTGTTGAGGGTCCTGGAGGAGAAACCAGAGTTTAAGAGCCGCCTGAGGGAGCTGGGAGTCG
- the itfg2 gene encoding KICSTOR complex protein ITFG2 isoform X1, protein MRSLNYVQRVSLDFAGTLFPHAICLGDADNDSLNELVVGDTSGKLHVYKNDDSKPWITRTCVGMLTCVAVGDVCNKGRNFVVAVGAEGWFHLFDLTAATASKSDSSSQHELTSSEDQKPLFTQHIPANTKVILISDIDGDGRCELVVGYTDRVVRAFRWEEPSDGSDVGTGQLVLLKKWLLEGQVDSLSVNPGPEGLPELMVSQPGCGYAILLCSWTQHDSSGSGEEAPATPGSDGPSRDVILHLTTGRIHNKNVSTHLIGSISKGSKEESSKCGLFALCTLDGTLKLMDSSEQLLWSVQVDHQLFALQKLDVTGDGREEVVACAWDGQTYIIDHNRTVVRFQFDENVNAFCAGQYTCKEGKNSPCLVYVSFSHKIYVYWKVELEHMESTNLLRVLEEKPEFKSRLRELGVDTEDPAAVRSLVADVLYKDSQT, encoded by the exons ATGCGCTCGTTAAACTACGTTCAGCGAGTCAGTTTGGACTTTGCAGGGACTCTGTTTCCTCATGCGATCTGTCTGGGAGATGCAGACAACGACTCG TTGAACGAGCTGGTTGTCGGGGACACCAGCGGAAAGCTGCACGTGTACAAAAATGACGACTCCAAACCCTGGATCACAAGAACCTGTGTGGGCATG CTGACCTGTGTCGCAGTCGGAGACGTCTGCAACAAAGGAAGG AACTTTGTGGTCGCTGTCGGAGCCGAGGGCTGGTTTCACCTCTTCGACCTGACAGCTGCCACGGCGAGTAAATCAGATTCATCCAGCCAGCATGAACTCACATCCTCTGAAGACCAAAAGCCTCTTTTCACCCAACACATTCCTGCCAACACAAAAGTCATCCTGATCAGTGATATCG ACGGTGATGGGCGCTGTGAGCTGGTGGTGGGCTACACGGACCGAGTGGTGCGAGCTTTTCGCTGGGAGGAGCCGTCAGATGGTTCAGATGTGGGGACTGGACAGCTGGTGCTGCTGAAGAAATGGCTGCTGGAGGGGCAG GTGGACAGTTTGTCAGTGAACCCGGGTCCAGAGGGTTTACCTGAGCTCATGGTGTCCCAGCCGGGCTGCGGCTACGCCATCCTGCTGTGTTCCTGGACACAACATGACTCCAGCGGCTCTGGAGAAGAAGCCCCTGCTACACCCGGGAG TGACGGACCCTCCAGAGATGTAATTCTGCATCTGACCACCGGGCGGATACACAACAAGAATGTGTCCACTCATCTTATTGGCAGCATCAGCAAAG GGTCAAAAGAGGAATCTTCTAAATGTGGCCTGTTTGCTCTCTGCACTTTAGATG GTACCCTGAAGTTGATGGACAGTTCAGAGCAGCTGCTCTGGTCCGTCCAGGTGGATCATCAGCTGTTTGCTCTGCAGAAGCTCGACGTtact GGTGACGGCAGAGAGGAAGTGGTCGCGTGTGCCTGGGATGGTCAAACCTACATCATCGACCATAATCGGACGGTAGTACGGTTCCAGTTTGACGAGAACGTCAACGCCTTCTGTGCTG GTCAGTACACATGTAAGGAGGGGAAGAACAGCCCCTGTCTGGTTTACGTGAGCTTCAGTCACAAAATCTATGTCTACTGGAAGGTGGAGCTGGAGCACATGGAGTCCACGAACCTGTTGAGGGTCCTGGAGGAGAAACCAGAGTTTAAGAGCCGCCTGAGGGAGCTGGGAGTCG